GTAATTAAGGTCAACAACCTGAAACAATGAAATTAAGTATATCAGAAAGAATAAATTACTGAAAAATAAAGCAGGAATGAAGTTGATGTCATCGGCGGCTTTTTCTAACATGAAAGAGTTgatcaagtggtgcatggtgcaccactTGTCAATAACTCTataatgaatataaattttacaaaatccaccgttggatttaaagtttatatcatatagatcatccatacaaatttttaaaaaagattcaTAAACCCTTAATCTTGATGGGTGTCTCAATAAcagatcaaatgattttcaaatttttttctaaatttgtatggatgatctatatgatataaattttcaatccaatggtggattttgtaaaattcgtattcgttatagggTTATTGATAAGtggtgcaccgtgcaccacttGATCAACTCTTTCATGTTAGCCTTCACCGTCCTCAGCATGTCAAATCAAGCATACTGCTTTATGGAATTCAACCAGGCTATGGAAACTTAGTTCTGCCACTCTGCCATACCAAACTAAAGCATAAAATAATATCTAGGGAATGATACAGGCATtggcaattttattttttcttcgtCAGAAAGCCTGTAGGTCTCAACAAAACCTTAAGCCATACTAAATGTTATCTGTAGACCTCACTAATATTTCTTAACTTAGTTGCATCTacctattttaaaaatctctTCACAAGCTAAGAATCAAAACTATGAACAGAATAGCTTTTTTAGCGTCTAGAAAATATAAGGTCAACTGGACAATAGTCATACTGGAAAGACAAGATCAAAATACAAAGAAATAGCAAAGGGGAACCTTAGGGGTTTAATAAAACTTATTATAGATCTTCATAAACCATGCTGAGATGTAAATAAAGCATAAATAAATGACAGTCGACCCTATAATTAACTTACGATTTACTCATGGATATTACTCCCTGAAGAACACCTGATGTTCCACCTAAGACAGGAAGCAGTGCAAATAGCAAACCAACAGCACAATCCTGAAAAGAACCAACAACGttgaatatttaatttcaaGGTATATCTGAGAGAGATCTTAACAAAGATAGAAGGGTCATTGATAGCAATGATCTCGACTCTTTTTGCACGACTGTAGCAGCATTATTTTAGTCATGCATGCCGCGTGTGCATctataaatataaaagtaatAGTACATACCTGCAGAATCAGAGTTCCAATTATAACCTGACCATGAAGGGCATTGACGCTGTTCCTTTCCATTAAGAATTTCAAGACCTATAGACCATAAAAGCATATTCAAATACTTGATgaggaaataaaatattcaatGACAACAACACTTTGTCTAGGTGTGACAGAGAGGAAGGGGGAAAACTTGGAGCATTCAAAGAAAGTGAAGAACCCAACCACCATTTTCAAACCGAACCAGAGAATAAAAACGTGAACTGAAATGCACCAATCACCGCCAAATCTAATCCAAGTGCACCAAGCAATGATTGTAATAGCACATTACAATCATTAAAGAGTAGGCATAGGTTACTTGAAATAGTATAAAGCTTGTAGTATAACAACATCAAACTCTGTCTTTCACAGGACAAATTTGTACTAATCTACTTCACATGTATATTGTAGAAAAGGGATATCAGAAATTATGATCAGGAAATTACCACTGCTGTTGAAGACATGGATAGAAATGCACCAACAAATATTCCTTCAGATGATTTACCACCACATAACTGCAGGTAGGGTTTAGGTGCATTTTATTAGATTTTGAATGCCACTAAAGTGGAGAGTATTTGTAATGAATAATAGTACAAAACATCATCAATGGTTTCACTCAACTGAAAGCCTCAAAATTAATACATGATCCTACAGAACTAttttaagagttttaacatGACTAGAAAAGTATAAGCTCCATCCTAAAGGCCTGTATTGAATTAGGTTTAATAACAGGGTCATTCACCAATAATACTGTCGATAAAGATTCAAAATTACCGTGGTAATGGTATAAATACTTGTGTGGGTGTGTATAAAAACAACACTACAGAATAAAAAGAGGTAACTTTTACCGGTTTTTCTCTTTGCTAGTGTGACTTATTATTAGAGAAATGAATGAATATGTGTGTAATTAGTGAGATGAACAACACACTTTCAACAAATTAGGTTTTTCTCTCCAATTCTCTAAATGTTACCGCAGTCTATGTCAATTTAACTTAAAAGTTCAGGGTGTCTCCTATTATGAGAAAACTATATTAGTTGATCCTGCTCCGTACATAAATTGGTAATTTCTTCGGAATTGGAAATAATCTTAACCAATTGGGTGCCATGGATTCATAGTATATTACATAACGAAATATGTTAAACAATATGGGTTGCAAACTGGCAATGATTATTTATCAGGACTTAAGTTATCTTTCCAAAATATTTATAGAAGTATCAGACATACCGAAGCTATTATTCCACACAAGCACATAAATAAGAGAATTTGTAGCAGACCTCCAAGAATAGCCACTGCTCGAACAACTCGAAGCTGCAAATATGAAAAGTCAGATTTACACCATATATTTATGGATGAGATGAAAATATACAAGTTTAAGCCAAAAGGAACAAATAAGTATACAAGGCAACCTTTGTTGTGGAAAACTCTAAGCCCAGTGCAAACAGCAAAAAGATGACGCCGAATTGAGCAACTGTCTCGACCTGCAAGGAACAGAGGCAGAATGTGAGGTTACTCggagataaattaaataatttaatttactttaattATCCCCCTATTTCAATATGTCATATACAAAGATATCATATATGACATCCCGTGCACAATGTGATTTTATATCCAGAAATAATGTTACCGACTCAAAGAAAGAGAAACAATGTGCATAACAAAATAACTATAAGGGCAACATACTTGGACCATTTCACTAACAAAACTCAAACCTCCTGGTCCAATGAGGGATCCTGCTAACAGATATCCAGTCATAACCTGCAAATTTGATTGTTTGGATGACACAACTTTAATAGGTCTATGGTAGAAATATAAATCTGCAAAAAAATCAGTTTATGATCAAACCGGTTGTCCAGCACAAGCAAAAGCAATGCCACCACAGGTTGCAGAGACAATGACAACCACAAGATCTGATATCAATCTGCAAAAACGGGATACCAAAAAGGGTAAGTAGCCTGACTAGTTCGTAGTTGCAGCCACTCATACACGAAATGCCgcttgaaaaagaaaaagaaacaagggAAGGAATTGTGAGTAAACCTCAAGTCTAATTGCAGAACAGGATACTTTGACTTGGGATTGGATATGATAAATACATTGTCCTGAAGATTAAAAATgagcaaaatataaaaaataagtgtACTTTTAAGAAGAGTAGTACATGATGTACAAGTGTATTTTTCATGTGTATCATGATGATATGGTAGTAAAAAGTATTATTGCATTCTGTAAGTTTGAAAGATCTAAACTTCAAGAGCTCGACTGAGACATACCTTTCGATCAATTAAAGTTGGTGTATCCTCAACCCGGTTCTCACTGTCCAAATTGAAAACATCGTGGAACTGAAATGACCTGATAGAAAACTTGCCAAATGTCAGAAATACTGAAAAAGGTTATTAGCAAtgcattaaatttaaaaaactaacTCTCTCTTGAAGAAAAACCAAGATTCCAATTATTCTACAAGAAAGAGGTGCATACTTTTCCTCTTTGCTCTCATTTTTCTTGGGCTTAACTCTAGCAACAGTTTCTAAGACAGCCTGATACAATAAACATGTCATGAGAAGGAAGGACATTAGATCGCCTGTCTACGCAAGAGCTGTCAATAAGTCACATACATAAAAACCTTCATAACATAACTATTTACAGAGAAATGGAGGGAAAAGTAACCAAGTTAGATGTCCCGACCATAAAATTCGTCAtctcatataaaaaataaaacgcATTTTTGGCGCATCATAACTGAAATCTGAATATATGGCATCATTAATCATGACATCGGTCCTAAGATTAGCTTAACGCTCCTCCAATGAATTATCAACAACTGAGTTAAATTCCTATCAAATGGAACTCTAGCCTAAACTAAATGCCTATATTACAAAATAAGGCCGGTGGAGTACACCCGATCACCCCAGAACTGCTTCATATTACGTGTAGGAAATTAAATGCTGGCATAACAAAGAATTGACTACAAACCTGCTGGCCAGCAACACTGTTGTTGAAACTACCAGCATCTTCGGCACCTGCAAAATAATCAGGGTAATTCACCAAGTGCACTCATTTGAATAAAACTTTCGAAATGCTAAGCGTTCGTAACAAAAAACTCAACAATGCCATATCAAAATATCCACATAAAAGCATCTGGAACTAAATAGCATTTATTTGTTTCCCATCATAAAAGCCAATAAACACGGAGCAAAATTCAGTAGTTGCGTTTTTCTCAATCTATCTTCAACCGCGCCAATTTCACAGAACAAATCAAGAAATTGCATAGGTAACCAGAAGTGAAAAAGAAATTCTAATTAATCGGCATTTTCAAATACTCATAATTATATGCATGCCTCAAATCACGATCCGAGAGTTTCAGGAATCAAATTAAACAAGAGAAATTCAAAAATGCATAAGCATTAGAAAGAAAAGGAGAGAAAAACTAGATCTACAAACCTTCATTCTGTTCATTCTCGGGAAACTCCCTTTCAAGGGCTCGATCAATCATATTAGCGAGACTATCTTCATTGGATCCCGCAAGCGAGGCATTGCCAGAAGCGGTTACGTTAGTTTCCGGTAAAATAACCTCCGGTTCCGTGACGGAGTTATCGgcgaggagagagaaagagaatgaGGGAAAACAGAGAAGTAGATCGCATAGAATGAGAACTTTGAGAATCGCATGTGAAAATAACCTCATCTCCCtggtttagagagagagagagtaataatGGAGGAACGTTACAGCGACACCGTGAGAGTTAATAGTACCGTCGTGTTTGGCGCGCGAAATGTCTCTCTCACGAACTTTGTAACTCGCAGAGATGAAGAGAGAGATTGCGGAGAGAGGAGAGGATGAAGTGGAAATGTGAAAGTACGAAATAGTCCTTGATGTTGGgtgaatgaaaattgaaattgaaaaaggTGGTTTGAACGCGAGAATTGGCTGTGGCAGTGGGTATGGGGGAAAAGCACATTAAGCCAAGCGCGCGTGTCGCTGCAAAATCAATATGCTTCCTTGCTTGTATCGTAACTTATGTCACAGCAATTGAAAATGTTGCCATTGCCACTAATATGCATACACGTCCAACAATAATCAACCGTTTCAATATACtaatatatgatgatgatgagagtATCCATTACTTCTgctaaaaagaaatttttgagtATGCATTACTCACATTTTCTAAATAAAGAAAAGAGTATACATTACCTCACACAAAAGTACTTTTGCTATCgcaattatatttttgttgtaaAGAGAAACCAAATTATTTTTGGATTATAGGAGATTCAAATGAAACTTTTGGCCTAAAGTATTGatatactccttccgtcccacAATGAGTGAGCAAGTTAACTGCGTCACGCATATCAATTCATagctttgacgattaatatttttaattgtataatattaaaaattataaaaatatgatatttcgaaaatattcatcgagatgaatccaacaacatcttatatgctaatatttgtttttatttattagtagaaaaataggaTCAAAGTAAGATATGTAAATAGTGTATACAGTCAAAATGGTTCACTCATTTTAGGACGGAGTGAGtaactattttgtatttatgGCATGtgtggattaacttattttttttagttaatttgTATAGGGATTAAAACTATTTGatattttctaccaaaaaaaaaaaaaactatttgataTTTTGTGTAACGTTTTTTCTTGTGGGGGTGCTTCTTTTTCCCTCTTTTgaacttttgtattttttttttaattaagtacACCTTGTACTTAATTGAGTTttcaattaatatattatttgacttattaaaaaaaataccttatttttttagtttatgaaaaaaaaattatataaataaataaatgagtcTAATCTCTCTGAGTCtaatcactcatttataattttttaataatagtacttaataaACATTTAATCTCTCTGATTCAACACTTCTTAAAAGGTTCTAAATGAGTTTCACTAATAACTCTacattatcttttatattataagcttgtatacacaagcaaattctaaaccctaatttgttttccctgttttccctccattttatcttgcaatttttattaaaaaataatacaattttgtcttgattaGGATTTGAACCCGCAACCCTTTAGTGCaaagcaatatttccaaccactatggcaagtataccaattgtgattaaaattatgtgcaataattgataagcaccatcaattttaaaagtatatcatatcaaaattattgttgactatattattcatcacgaaatatttttatgtctttcctgatcaatgatttttttctaccggatcataaatttagagaataattatcatgtgagatttggaaagttattatcatgtgtgatttggaaagttattatcaaactcaattcttctaaatcaattttttttgcaatataaccaaacacaaccatagtcatgtcactaatcacattcattattttgattttaacattgcagatttaatattaaccgatgatcaattaatataatatgcactagcagatattgagatgatgttacgtagttgtgggaagagtttaaaagattatcctccaatgccaaGAGCAGACACATTATTAGTTCATGATATACAAAacagtttaatacacgacgaattgaattataacagacaatcattagctgaggaacatgttagattgatgttaactatgacttcagagcaacgtaaagtatatggcacaatcatgacaagagttaacgaaaataaacctggtgtgttttttctttatggttatggcggtacatggaagacatttatctagagggtcatgtcagccgcattacgctcaaaaggtgagatagttttaacagttgcctcaagtgggatcgctgcattgcttatacctggcggtagaacaacacattcaaggttttgtattcctctaaatgttgacgagttttcaacatgtgccatagttcctaaaagccctttggcgctattaatacaaaaagcaaagctcattatatgggatgaagcaccaatgatgcacaaacactgtttcgaagctgttgatcgaactttaaaatatattctcaagtctgtcgatgaaaaaaataaacacattccttTCGGTGggaaagttgttgtttttggcggagattttagacaaattctaccagtaatacccaaaggtacaaggccagaagttgttcatgctactattaattctttagttctttggaatttttgtgaagttttaacattgagtaaaaacatgaggtttctcggtggtgcttcgagtgcagacgttgaacaaagaagattgttttctgaatgagttttgggtaTTGGCGATGGataaattggagatgacaacgacgatgatttagaacttgacattccatcagatttgtTGATTCCAAGTTCAGGTGATcatcttgcttctatcgttgaaaacacctatccccaacttttacaaaacatgaacgatataacgtatttccaaaatagagttatactagctcctaaaaattcaatagtcgacacaataaatgattatatgttggatttaattcctggtgaagaaaaaacataattgagttatgatacttcactcacacaaaatgtagacggtcaaacagtggatgatgttcattctcccgaatttttgaacatgatttctacgtcgggacttccaaatcacaagttgagacttaaagttgtagttccagttatgctattaaggaatttgaatcaaaaattaggattatgcaatggtacaagacttattattacgagattgggaaaacgtgctcttgaaagaaaaattatttcatgaagtaatattgCTGATcgggttttcatacctagattttctctgacaccatctgacgtgagaattccttttaaatttcaacggagacaatttcctataatgatttcttttgcgatgactattaataagagtcagggacaatctttaaagcatgttgggatatatcttctgtcgccagtgttttcacatggtcagttgtatgttgcaatttcaagagttacttctagaaaaggattaaaaatattgatcatcgatgatgatggtgaagatacgactaagacttcgaatgtggtctataaggaagtcttccgtaatataacataattttctttgtatgaatatttttccaaaataattgttgaactatcgtttaatgttattcaacttttttcatataccttacattattgaaattatcatatcttatttaatcattatataacttacagctaatcagacccgtgcaccgcacgggtcgatgttctagttataAAGTAAGAGTACTCTCATCTACAATATTCTCTCCGTcacatattataagcaaaaaaaatcattttttcatgtcccaaattataataaaaaaaacaaacttttctcattttcaagataaaattttacttaatttactctctctcttcttttcctcataatcaataaccaataaaaactttttttacatcttcccataaaacctatttcaagaaaaacacaaaaagtcatcattgaaattatcatattttatttttcttaataaatgtgaaaatatattttttgtttatattatagcACGAAGGGAGGATATATCCAAAATGACTGTAATAGAAAAAACACTagataaagtaaaaaatatataatttttttataatttttaatatttatttttatttactttagaaaattaaatacgaattgtatttaatttttttttttttgaagaagctaaaacgatatatatattaacacaaacagtctccccagcacaagacgtaccgaggtagactataAAAATACAAGAGAGTCAGAGAGATACAAATCAAAgtaaattgtatttaatttttttatcataattaataaccaataaaaattacttttaaattgatttaaaaaaaacacaaaaaattacaCTACACATTATCATGTTTtgctttctattttttttatggaccGAATTTAGCGTTATTCTTAGTAGTTGTTGGTATATTTTCAATTCTACCTAAACTTTGATGTTGAATTTGTTAAAAGACAAGTGAACAAGATATATCTGGCTTTTCTAAGAGTGAGTACATCTTCACCTaattttcaattattaattagtataatatttaattatgttgGTTCGGTGATAATTGACGCTGGATTTCGTAGAGAGGATCACGATTCCATCCTCTACAGTTGCGATTAAGAGGAGGctgaaaccatttgatgtcagaactgactcctAACCAAATATATGATCTCGTAGACCGGATactggtggtaaaaaaaatatgttatgcACATAttaagtaaaacaaaaaaactacaCGAGGGGAAGAATAATTTTAACATGGATCACTCTTATAAGTGGTCCATCatgaaacaaatttaaaaaaaaatatttaaatttcaatGACTATGTATTAGAAGTATAAGTTAAtggtcatttttattattacgAATAAgataatgacttttttttataagcaattaaGATAATGACTTAATTGATGTCAGTTTTGACATAAAcgataaaaaataaagtgatgTAACTCATATTGGACATACCGTGATATCGATGTCAATGTAagtgttttaagttttaacgTCAAAGACTAGAGATTGTGATTTGTTGCGGTATATAAGTACGCAATTTTTAATCTCAACTATTAATTATTAATCGGATAACTCAAATTAATACCGTACAAGTTAAATCAGACGGTCTTTTGTCAAATAacttagtggttagaaattttatttttaaggtgGATAAATGAGATGACCATGATTCGAACCTCGACCATCAACATATATAATACATTGTCCATGTCGAACCCCGACCCTCAACATATATAATACATTGTTCCTATCAACTTAGCTGAGCTTACGGGACGAAAAATcgtgaatttttattttcaaatagtATTGTCCATCATAGTTAGAATATATCACCCAAGcaaaattacaattaaacccctaaaaaatacataaataggGCTTAGCCAACGAGTCCATAACCAATGTGCCCATGGTCCCTTTCCTCTACTTAACTACGAACTTTCTCAGTTTCAACACCTTCATCAAGCAATAAAgcaaaacagaacaaaacaaaCGCGGTGAGTGAGTAACTAACTACCACCATGGGAGTAAGCAACAACATAACCGCAGTTCTAAACTTCATAGCAATATTAGCCTCAATACCAATAATATCCTCTGGCATTTGGTTAGCATCAAAACCAGACAACGAATGCATAACCAATTTCCGATGGCCAATTGTCATAATCGGCATCCTAGTCCTCCTCGTTGCTTTAACTGGTTTTGTCGGTGCTTATTGGAACAAACAAGGTCTCTTAGCACTTTACCTTTTCACTATGGCACTTTTAATCGCTCTTCTTCTTATAATCCTCGTTTTCGCCTTCGTTGTTACTCGACCTGATGGAAGCTACGTTGTTCCTGATAGAGGATACAAAGAGTATAGGTTAGATAAATTTTCTTCTTGGTTGAGAAATCGTGTTACTGGTTCTGGTAGTTGGAGGAAGATTAGACCGTGTTTGGCTGCTTCTGATGTTTGTATTAAGCTTACTCAGAATTACATCACTGCTgatcaatttttcaattctcATATCTCTCCATTACAGgtaataataacaaacacaaCTATCTCTATAAAATTAGatagtatagttttttttttctttggtgttTCTATTTTTAGTTATTTAAGTTTAAGAGCCTGCATTTATCTGGTGGTGGTTTTGGCCGTGCACTGGCACTGACAAGGGAACTATTGCCAGATCTATTAGTCAGTGCTATTTTTCTTGGAAACAAAAAACAAGATGTACTAGTAAATTATTGCTTCCATTGAAGAAATTTCTTTTTTGGAGTCACTTATTGCTTCCTTGTCTGTAGCTCAAATCTTGAGACCCACATCACATGGTACCATGTTACTATGCTTAATTCCAATTACCGACTTCAAGAATTACTactttagtattatttttttgactggtttttatattatattcatATGTGATAATAATTTATGATAGAATTTAGGTCTATCACTGAAATAGTCAAAAGTTAAGAGACTAAACATATTTTTGTTCCGAACCCACCAACATAGCTTAGGCAGgatgttcatttttcttatatGGGATTAGGTTGCCTCGACGATTTTCGAACCCAAATAGTTTTACTTATAAAGTCAAAAGTATCGTAAAAATTAGTCGAGGACTTCACTCATATCGTAACTTTGCTCGTTTTAAGAAAAAATGCCGATGTGATACACACAAATGTCACGCAAGTAACGCAACGCGCGACCAGTGCGGCAGCACGGGTATATCGACTAGTTATTGGTAAAAGTTGTTTTGAGGTCTAGATATCAATACAGGACAATCTAGAAGCCATCAAACCAATTCCATTAACACTCTTACCATCCCTCTCCCAGCTCCAGAGGACTCTGTCCCATGGGATAGTTAGTTGTGACTTGTGAAATTACTCAATTTCCCGTGATTTTTTAAGGGGGACCAATGAATTGTGAACTGGACCATTCACAATATAATATGCATAATGCAATAGTTAAATAAAATCTGTTTTTAGATCCaaaattactactactactttttATTGCCGGTGACAATGATAATGATAAACTACTTGTCgtatcatgtgaattccaacaTATAGTTTTCCATCTTAATCTTAACTTGACCCACCATTTAGACATGGATTaattatttgtttgaaattttgagGTTTACACTCAACATGTCTTGAATCAGCATGGCTTTAGAATGCATCATTAGTTTAAGACATTAGACACATCCTTTGTTACCACCAGTTTGGCTGACCACACAAAAATGCTATGTGGGACCTTTCTTATATTCTATGGAGACAATGATTGAGGCACCCCAAAGTTCATGCGAGATAGCTACCGACCTATACATAGAAATCATGAAAAGTTTAGACATTAAATTAATCAGCCTGGTATTGTTAATCTCACTGTTTTGGCTCTATTGCACATGATAAAATGTTTTTGTTGCCAGCTCGTGACATGGTTTAGTAGTTGTTTACCCTTctgttgtgtttttttattttgatcttAGTAGTATCTCAGAGTTTACCACACTCGCATACTCTGCGCACCAACTACTTACGCTAGACCTGTTAGTTttctgttttgtgtttgttagtTTTCTGCTAAGGATTTTGTTTGGTTGGTTTGATTACAGTCAGGATGTTGCAAACCTCCAACTGTTTGTGGTTACAGTTATGTGAGTCCCATAATGTGGACAAACCCTGCGAATCCCATGGCGGATTCAGATTGCAACTTGTGGAACAATGATCAGAACCAGCTATGCTACAATTGTAATGCTTGTAAGGCTGGTCTACTTGGGAACCTAAGAAAAGAATGGAGGAAAGCAAATATTATTCTCATTGTGGCTGTGGTTGTTCTTATATGGGTCTATGTCATTGCTTGTAGTGCCTTCAAGAATGCTCAAACAGAAGACCTTTTCTCCCGTTACAAACAGGGTTGGGTTTGAATTTGAGGGCGTGTCCGACACTCACCGGTGTAAGATAATCATAC
This portion of the Trifolium pratense cultivar HEN17-A07 linkage group LG3, ARS_RC_1.1, whole genome shotgun sequence genome encodes:
- the LOC123915567 gene encoding tetraspanin-2, whose amino-acid sequence is MGVSNNITAVLNFIAILASIPIISSGIWLASKPDNECITNFRWPIVIIGILVLLVALTGFVGAYWNKQGLLALYLFTMALLIALLLIILVFAFVVTRPDGSYVVPDRGYKEYRLDKFSSWLRNRVTGSGSWRKIRPCLAASDVCIKLTQNYITADQFFNSHISPLQSGCCKPPTVCGYSYVSPIMWTNPANPMADSDCNLWNNDQNQLCYNCNACKAGLLGNLRKEWRKANIILIVAVVVLIWVYVIACSAFKNAQTEDLFSRYKQGWV
- the LOC123915566 gene encoding K(+) efflux antiporter 4-like isoform X2 translates to MRLFSHAILKVLILCDLLLCFPSFSFSLLADNSVTEPEVILPETNVTASGNASLAGSNEDSLANMIDRALEREFPENEQNEGAEDAGSFNNSVAGQQAVLETVARVKPKKNESKEEKSFQFHDVFNLDSENRVEDTPTLIDRKDNVFIISNPKSKYPVLQLDLRLISDLVVVIVSATCGGIAFACAGQPVMTGYLLAGSLIGPGGLSFVSEMVQVETVAQFGVIFLLFALGLEFSTTKLRVVRAVAILGGLLQILLFMCLCGIIASLCGGKSSEGIFVGAFLSMSSTAVVLKFLMERNSVNALHGQVIIGTLILQDCAVGLLFALLPVLGGTSGVLQGVISMSKSLLTLITFLVVLSILSRTCVPWFLKLMISLSSQTNELYQLASVAFCLIVAWCSDKLGLSLELGSFAAGVMISTTDLGQHTLEQVEPIRNFFAALFLASIGMLIHVHFLWNHVDILLAAVILVIIVKTIVAAAVVKGFGYNNKTSILVGMSLAQIGEFAFVLLSRASNVHLVEGKLYLLLLGTTALSLVTTPLLFKLIPAVLHLGSLLRWFPPDSPAEIVFKGENFRSDSNKRITLMVQGSHDS
- the LOC123915566 gene encoding K(+) efflux antiporter 4-like isoform X1, which codes for MRLFSHAILKVLILCDLLLCFPSFSFSLLADNSVTEPEVILPETNVTASGNASLAGSNEDSLANMIDRALEREFPENEQNEGAEDAGSFNNSVAGQQAVLETVARVKPKKNESKEEKSFQFHDVFNLDSENRVEDTPTLIDRKDNVFIISNPKSKYPVLQLDLRLISDLVVVIVSATCGGIAFACAGQPVMTGYLLAGSLIGPGGLSFVSEMVQVETVAQFGVIFLLFALGLEFSTTKLRVVRAVAILGGLLQILLFMCLCGIIASLCGGKSSEGIFVGAFLSMSSTAVVLKFLMERNSVNALHGQVIIGTLILQDCAVGLLFALLPVLGGTSGVLQGVISMSKSLLTLITFLVVLSILSRTCVPWFLKLMISLSSQVTINLCSVVGCFVSVLLFNCLFLVQTNELYQLASVAFCLIVAWCSDKLGLSLELGSFAAGVMISTTDLGQHTLEQVEPIRNFFAALFLASIGMLIHVHFLWNHVDILLAAVILVIIVKTIVAAAVVKGFGYNNKTSILVGMSLAQIGEFAFVLLSRASNVHLVEGKLYLLLLGTTALSLVTTPLLFKLIPAVLHLGSLLRWFPPDSPAEIVFKGENFRSDSNKRITLMVQGSHDS